The window CTCCTActtcaccccccaaaaaatacCCAGGGATTTGGCACCAACAAATATTGGTGCCCGGGTGGCAACTCTGATCACCCACTTCTCagactggccctgcttggcatcTGTTCTGATATTAGTGATTTGAAATAACAGAAACATCTGCTGCTAAATTTTGGACTGGTGTCAAAAAGTTCAGTGTAATATAGTGGACTTGGGATTTATTTTTTATACCTCTACACATGGTTCTGCTTCAATATTTTCTCCCAAGAAATAAATAGCATTGACTGGCTGTCTTTTTCATACATTGCATTCCCTTCCCTATGTTATGAAATGTAGTCTTGTAGTTCCAAGATTGTTGTAAATTTGTTAACGTGCGTGGAACTGAAAAATAACTGAAGCAGGCATACTTTATGAACAGTATCCCTCTCTGTAGCTCACATGTGTGACTGTAAAATATGCAGTATCATCTGATTGGCTTTAAGTATTTAGATTGTTTCTGAAGGACATTCCTGAATCTTCAAGAAGGCACTGAGGTCTAGTGGATTAGGCCATGAGGATTCAAGAATCATGCACCAGAATCCAGATTCCAATACTGACTTTCTTTGTGACCTTGAACATGGTACttgacagggccacccagaggattatgggggcctggggcactttggcagcaggttccaggaggaaggacccccctgccacaggtcttcagggcacttctgCAGCAGGTCCTGGGACGGAAGGgctccccgccaccgaattgctgccgaagacccggagtggaagaagctcctgTGGCCTGGGCCCTGTCAGatttttccggggcccccagagcgagtgaagcaccctgctccaggggccccgaaaaactcttatgggggcctggggcaaattgccccacttgcccctcccccaggtggccctggtaCTTGACCTCTTAGATGGGGACATTGAGAATCAATAATATGGAGATAATCATATTTGCATACTAAATAATGGGTCAGATCACTCCGTCTCAGGAAAAATCCAAAGTTCCTTCCTTCTTGCCTAGATTCCTCAAAGAACCCGTGAGTGCTGGAGGCTGAAACATCTGCCCATTACACTGTGGGAAATCAGTAGCTctctagaacataagaacggtcatactgagtcagatcaaaggtccatctagcccaggatcctgtcttccgacagtggccagtgtcaggttcttccaagggaatgaacagaataggtaatcattaagtaatccatcccctgttgcccatccccagcttctggcaaacagaggctagggacaccatccctgcccaacctggctaatagccaatgatggacctatcctctatgagttcttttttgaacccttttgtAGTGTTAGTCTTCACAACATTttcttgtgtgaaaaaatacttccttttctttgttttaaatctgctgcctattaatttcatttgatgacccctagttcttgtattatgaggagtaaataacacttctttatgtGCTTTCTCCATACCCGTCAAGATTTTAAAGGCCTCTATCTATCCCCCacttagttgtcttttttccaagctgtaaagtcccagtcttactaatcgctcctcatatggaagctgttccatacccctaatcatttttgtttcccttttctgtaacttttccatttccaatatatctttttagagatgggatgaccagatctgcacacagtattcaagatgtaggcatactatggatttatatagaggcaataggatattttctattttattatctatacctttcttagtgattcccaacattctgtttgcttttttgactgccgctgcacattgagtggttgttttcagagcactatccacaatgactccaagatatcttttttgagtggtagcagctaagttagacaccatcattttatatgtatagttgggattatgttttccaatgtgcattactttgcatttatcaacattgaatttcatctgccattttgttacccaatcacccagttttgtgagatctctttgtaactcttcacagtttgcttttgACTTAACgattttgagtagttttgtattgtctgcaaattttgccacctcactgtttaccccttttccagatcatttatgaatatgttgaataggattggtcccagtacagacccctggggggacaccactatttacctctctccattctgaaaactgaccatttattcctaaactttgtttcctatcttttaaccagttactgatccatgagaagaccttccctcttatcccgtgacagcttactttgcttaaaaacctttggtgagggaccttgtcaaaagctttctgaaaatctaagtctCTGTCTCCAGCCTGGCTCCAGGACCTCTGTTCTCTGGGTGTCTAGCTTCATTACCCCAGAACCCCTGTAGGGGAGCTCCACAGAGAAGGCAACTGAGTAGGGCTAGTTAGAAATTTGCCATCAGAACTGTTTTTTGCATGCAACGGTGTTTTTGACTAAATGAAATGCAGAAAACTTCAAGTTTTTGCTGAAACAATAAAAATGCAGCCAAAAAGCAAcgttttgtttataattttatttattttttgatgaaaattaaattttgttttcatcaattTTCCACAGGAGAAAAAATCCATTTCCAACCACCTCTATGGCTGGGGCTGTACTGCCTTGATAGTGTATTCGCCATGTGGCTGCGTGTTCAGTGCACTCATTCCCTTGGTCTCCCACTCCCTTGTAGGCCTGGCGCAGCAGAGGGCTCTTCATCTAAAAGGGCAGACTCTTGTTCCACACGGAAAGGTCTGGCCTTTGGGAAATGTGACAGGTAACCTTTATGTCAGAAAAtcccggggggggtggggaggagcgggGAGGAGAGAATGGGTGAAATATTTCACCCAGTTACAATTGTAACAGAATTAACTCCAATTTTGCCTTTTATGAGAAGAAAGTAATCATCAGGCTGAAAGAGCAGTTAATATAACCTATATGCAGACCCTAATACAGCAAAGCGTTTAACATATGCTTCAGTCCATCCCTTGCTTAATTGGACCTAAGCATATATTTAAGTGCTTTACTAAATTGGACCCTAACAAGTTTAAACATACCCTATACAGCCCTTCATAATTTCCATTTCCAGCAGAGTGATAGCCCCATTTTTGTCTCCTGCAGCTTGAAGGAGCATTTTTGCTTCTCTTCTGGGATTCCTTATACCGGTGTGCTAATGGCTGTAACATAGCCACTAGTCCATACTAATAGAACATTTCAAAGGAGTTAGATTATATTTGATCTGATGGTTGTTTACCTGTCCTACTTAGCTTCTTTTAAAGGGTTTATGATGTATCCCAAAGGTTACTGGCATTTAAAGAAACTAATGAAAAATGCCCACATAAATGACATGACATTTCAATAATCTGCACTCAGATTTTCACCCTTATGGCTTTCTGCTGCAGTGAGACAGTTTAAATATGCCCTTTAATGATTATTTAGGAGTAGGCTATTCAATTGGAGATGAAGGTATGACCTTATAAAACATTATAAATATATTAAGAACATTTCCACACTTGCAGACATCTGATCTTCTACATACAGCATGTGTATACATCcatagggagacaaggtgggtgaggtaatatcttttattggactgacttctactggtgaaagagacaagctttcaagctacaagATTCTTCATCAAATCTGGGGCACACATACGCATGCATGTCAATGTTTTATGCCAGCTATAGTTAAGACTATGTTGAGGCTTTCATTATAAATTCCTTCTTTCAACATTTGTTGCATTCTAAAAGATTCTCTTTTGGGGCTCAAATTTTCTGTGGTCAGCCTCCACCCAGAAAGGACTATTTCTGGAAAGCTGAAGCAAAATTTTCTCAATCTGTCTTTGAGTTAGAAGAGTGAAAGAAAAATCCATTATATGAGGATTACACAGATTATATGTAATCTTTAAAACATCTGAATTTTACAATTTGAAATGTTGTAGGCCCACCTCTGAAGAGCAAGGCTGGAATTATCAAAGAATCCTAAGGGAGTTAAACAGCTAATTCTCATATCAGTAGGAGCTGGTTACCTCacccttaggccaggtctacactacagacctgtaGCGGTAAAAtcacattgctcaggggtgtgaaaagtccACACCCTCAAGCAaagtagttataccaacctaaccccccttGTAGAGAGTGCTATGTCAGTAGAGTTGGAGCATCTTCGCTTAAGTACTACAGCGGTGCAGCCCTGCcaattcagggcttgtctacatcacaaagttgcagcgctggtgagggggttacagcgctgcaacttaggaggtgtacacatctgcagggcatcaccagcgctgcaactccctgtttgcagcgctggccgtactcccgttttgtctcgggtgtagaggatccagcgctggtgatccagcgctggtaatcaagtgtagacacttaccagcacttttcttgacctccgtggaataagcaggtatcccagcatacctgaggaagcctctggtaatcaagctggtctccttccccggtttgctctcgtgttccccgaaccccgagcaagctggtctccttccctgcggtttgcagggtggttccgggaacgcgagagcaaaccgcggcgaagctggtctcctttcccggtttgctctcgcgttccccgaacccccgagcaagcaggtctccttccctgcggtttgcagggtggttcggggaacgcgagagcaaaccgcggcgaagctggtctccttccccggtttgctctcgcgttccccgaacccccgagcaagctggtctccttccctgcggtttgcagggtggttcggggaacgcgagagcaaaccgctgcgaagctggtctccttccccggtttgctctcgcgttccccgaacccgagcaagctggtctcctttcccggtttgctctcgcgttccccgaaccccccttgaagccgcccaacagcgctgcagtgtggccacatctaacaccacttgcagcgctggttgctgtaagtgtggccactctgcagccctggccctatacagctgtactaatacagctgtaacaaccagcgctgcaaaattgtagatgtagacataccctcagtgttttaaatgtagacctgccctcagactcctttgaaaatcccagattaagttctttctttctttacacAAAATGACTGAGTTGGAAGCATTTATATTCTTAGTCTTCATTCATGCACAGGAGTAATTTTATGCTAATATTGGGAACTCCAATACTAACTGCAGAACTAAAGTCTGTCTCTAATGCAGAGCCAGTATTAATGGGCTGTGCACTGAGAGAAGGAAGGGCGAAGGATTGGAGAAGGAATCCTCCTCCAGACAGCAGAGTGGCACCTAAGATGTTTCATAGCTGCTAAAGCAGGCCCAAGGCCTTGCTTGATCACTACGCCATTCTGGAACATTCAGTGGCACAGGTAGCCCGGTCCTGACCTGGGCTTCAGATAGTGCAATGAGTCTGACAGCCTGCTCAGAGTTTGCCACCAATTCACTCTTGTAGTGGATATCTGTATGGAGTGTTTTCAGGAGAGTTGGATGATAAATAGGAAAATTAGTATGTGAAAATTAAATTTCAAAGTTCTTCCCATTTTGCAGGATTCCAAATGGACccatttcttgattttttttttcagaaaaatgtctactgaatttttttaactgaaattgttttttgaaaatttttgtttaCCAAAACCCAGTTTTCTTTACAAGACTAAGTTTTTTGGCAAACTGAATTTTGTGATGACAACTTTGAAAACTTTCTATAGGTATCTTTGGAAAAGTTTAACAATGGACAATTTTTCTCAAAGATTTTTTGATAAAAGGGCcactttaatattttaaaaaattgttcaaGAAATTTTCTATCATCTCCGATTTTCAGTATAGAAGACTTCCTTCACAGGCAAATTTCAATGCAAAAACAGATTCTGTATTGAATTCTCTATGCTGCCAACTCAGCATTTGCAAGCTCAGTGGGAGAAAGGCTCCCTCCTGTGGAATTTATAATCTCTGCAGCTTTTCTCCTGCAAAGCACATAAgattttatttcctttattttattttcctttctttattttaaagttgGCAAAATTTCTGAGACAGCCCAGAGTTCAGGATGGGTGGATTCAAGAGGCCATAATCAAATGGCCATTGATCTTGAAACCTTaggatgaaatcttggcctcattgaagtcagtcatcattaggatgaccagatgtcccaatttaatagggacagttctgattttggggtctttttcttacataggctcctattacctcccaccccctgtcctgatttttcacatttgctgtctggtcaccctaatcactgTTGATTTCACCCTTGGCTTTGGAGAGGTGGCTTTGGGAGGCCTTGTCTAGGGATAACTATGTTCAGAGATCCTGGGTTAAGATCAGCCATGTTTGAGAGGTTTTCATGAAAGGCAAGCTTGTTTAGAAGGTGTCAGTTGAGAACATTTGGTTTAAGGAACATGGGTTTGGAACCTTTTACTTAAGGAAAGCAGCATTCAGAAGGCATAAACAAACAGAAACACCCTATGTATCTAAAGATATGGGGAAATTGCATCTTATTACAGAACTATACAGTAACAGACATTGAATTAAGTTCACATTTACCAATCCTTCTCACAGGAAGATAACGCAGGCTACCCACCTCAAGTACAAAATCATCTTTCATCCCTATATCAGCAATTCTTTGATAGATATCTAAAAACATCTATACACCCTCTCTTCCTCGTTACTGTCCAAAATACAAATCAGTATATTCTGAGGATATTCCAACTGTATACCCACAAAAATGTGGGTTATTTCTGAACTCGTGGAGTGTTATCCATCCATTAGGGTGTTCATTGACAAATTTGGAGGAGGGGGAATAAAGAAGTAAACTATAAGTAAATGTGTTCATTGATAAATGTTACCATTTTATGTAAGACTTTCAAAGACTATTCGgggtgtttttaaatacatttttgcattttttgttttaatgattACTTCATTTGCAAGATCATTTCTTTGATTCCAGATGATCCATTTGGTGCTGTACACATTCCAAGGTCCCAGTGTGCTCTGGTGGTTGTGTGATGATCAGAAATCTCTGACAAAACAGAGTCACTCTGAAACAGCAAGCTGTTAGTGTTTTATCTGCATTACAACACTGTGAGGTTACTAACTTATCCAAACCCAGAGTTTATAGTAATAAATGACTTTCTCTTAGCAATCTGAAGTGGAGGTGTAGCTGCATTAGTCCCATGCAATTAGAAAgaggcaaggtgagtgaggtaatatcttttatcgccccagcttctgttgatgagagacagAGCTGAAAAAGAGCTCCctgcagcttgaaagcttctctttctccaacagaagctggttcaataaaaggTACCCTCATCCACCTTGCTTCTCTTAGCAAAGCAACACTGCACATCCATTAGACATTGATGAGCTTTTTCTACCTGCAGGAATAGCAGCTCCCCCTGTGTAGTATATTCTAGGTGCATCTGACCCATCACTAGGAGAAGAGATGAACCACTCTAGTAACTAAATTTATTCTGTACATCTGTTAGACTTGCAGGAACATAGCTAACAGGTAATGATAGAAAATGGGTATTGGCATTATAGAACTCTAAGCAAGGATTAGGTTAATCATTCCATTTAAATATAATGTACTGTATCTCCCTCCTGGAAGGTGATTATTTACTTTCCTTTGCTGGCATGGCAGAATTATACATTACAATCTTGCTGCAGAGGAACAAGTCAGACTACTGAGTCATAGAAACAATTGGGACATTACAAGCTTTCTCaagaaatacattttgaaaagccattgacttcagcggactTACTCTACATTTACACTAGGGTGACAGAGTGCAGAGACGGGCTCAGTTGTCCTTTAGGGTGTAATATTGTTCTTTAATAAATGAAATACATTAATTTCCCCCTAAACACAAAGAAATCTGCTCAAAAGAGACCATAGGCTGAGTGGTTGTATTCTGTGCCAGAAAACCCCCCACTGGGGGAGTTCTGGAGGCAGTGGACAGTTGGGGAAGctgacagagggaggagggagcgaaggcagtgcagaagcccTTGGTTTCCAATGGATTGTCCAACAGCCTGGTGGTGTGACAGATTTTcattaccaatctgcctgagCTACAGTTGATCAGTCTGggccacaggatcttttcagggagaAGATGATGAAGCACACCAAGGGTCtaagttttaaagttttattaataaaataataaaataaagcagAGAGTACTGGGAATGCTCCCCTGTcactcaggggaagaaagaaagcattagagccccaagccctaacccactttcatactcactcACGCACTACCCAAAACTGGCCAGGCCTGGGTGTGACGTAaaaagaagagggggaggggtggacagGAGTTCTTGCCCTGGGCCCAGGCCGTCCGGGAAATCCACTGTAATCTCCGAATTGCTCCAGCTCTTGGgagggttttaagtcctgggTTCCTTTGCAGGTATCGTCATCCAGGGCCCTCTGTGCCTGGTGCTTTTTGTACCAATCCAAACAGGATTGCTGTGGCCTTCCCTGTTTCCCAAAACATCCCAGCTCCGGAGACTGTTTTCCTTTCTGTTggcctctgctgttgctttcactgtTCTTGTTGTTATCTCTGCAACTCTGTGTTTCATTCTCTTCTCACAGCTGGTCGGAGGGGGGGCATGGATTTCCTCCCTTCTGTCTTGGCAGATAGCAACTGGCCTTGGTGGGAG of the Gopherus flavomarginatus isolate rGopFla2 chromosome 1, rGopFla2.mat.asm, whole genome shotgun sequence genome contains:
- the LOC127042796 gene encoding LOW QUALITY PROTEIN: guanylyl cyclase inhibitory protein-like (The sequence of the model RefSeq protein was modified relative to this genomic sequence to represent the inferred CDS: inserted 1 base in 1 codon; substituted 1 base at 1 genomic stop codon), which codes for MNTFTYSLLLYSPSSKFVNEHPNGWITLHEFRNNPHFCGYTVGISSEYTDLYFGQIADIGMKDDFVLEVGSLRYLPVRRIGIPEEKQKCSFKLQXDKNGAITLLEMEIMKGCIGELLISHSKTNFINNCSVQAVDKMSLAACFTELDLLTAERRTNGIYIILDKDTLISLXEFIEGPLEDNWIRERLECDPNTAEIQRPQS